From one Mya arenaria isolate MELC-2E11 chromosome 4, ASM2691426v1 genomic stretch:
- the LOC128232652 gene encoding multiple epidermal growth factor-like domains protein 11 yields the protein MAADATLRSKTTVFVVLLSFISGGQAAVSGTTCTAGGNECAAIDNSFCDTVTNNYCKCVDIATEGSSDDCGFTDCSSDGSLCATADSNSECVSSTACACSQGYELTGADDQNECIAKVVGSSCSSDADCAQTSDTVCNTVSGTCACEAQFEATTAGACTAKTVGDSCTPGGGECNDIAEGECNTVLTNPVCSCGYGYTGSSGASSCTANVVGATCTSGGYQCRPITWGYCNIAVASPECGCAAITTASGTTCSVTACATDATCEALDSNSACTGGSSNECECVANYVIFADGTSNKCQPGVGATCSSAGGECMHLLGGYCDTTTTPSAPVCACGDIFDVSGGTSCNFKSCAADATCTALDANSECVKDMCMCKSGYSINTSGTSKLCSMTGGSDGIKASIVAMLGCLVLSYLRM from the exons ATGGCGGCTGACGCTACT TTACGTTCGAAAACAacagtgtttgttgtcttgctgTCATTCATCTCTGGCGGACAAGCAG CCGTATCTGGCACCACGTGCACTGCTGGCGGAAATGAGTGCGCTGCCATTGACAACTCATTCTGTGACACTGTGACTAATAATTACTGCAAATGTGTCGACATCGCCACGGAAGGAAGCTCCGACGACTGTGGATTCACGG ATTGTTCGAGTGACGGTTCCCTGTGCGCCACCGCAGATTCGAACTCTGAGTGTGTCAGCTCTACAGCATGTGCCTGCAGTCAAGGTTATGAACTAACAGGCGCCGACGATCAGAATGAATGCATCGCTAAAG TGGTTGGCTCTTCTTGCTCCAGCGACGCCGATTGTGCACAGACATCTGACACCGTATGTAACACAGTGTCAGGCACATGCGCCTGTGAGGCTCAGTTTGAGGCAACGACTGCTGGGGCCTGTACAGCAAAAA CCGTTGGGGATAGCTGCACACCTGGAGGAGGTGAATGTAACGACATTGCAGAAGGCGAGTGCAACACAGTGCTAACCAATCCTGTGTGTTCCTGTGGCTATGGGTATACAGGAAGCTCTGGTGCCAGTTCTTGTACTGCTAACG TTGTTGGCGCAACCTGCACTTCTGGTGGCTACCAATGTAGACCTATAACGTGGGGCTACTGCAACATTGCTGTCGCAAGTCCCGAATGCGGCTGTGCAGCTATTACAACGGCGTCTGGCACAACATGCTCCGTGACAG CCTGTGCCACTGATGCGACTTGTGAGGCGTTAGATTCCAACTCGGCGTGCACGGGAGGTTCCAGCAACGAATGCGAGTGTGTGGCAAACTATGTAATATTTGCCGACGGGACAAGCAACAAGTGTCAACCAg GAGTCGGAGCTACTTGCTCATCCGCAGGTGGTGAATGCATGCATCTTCTTGGAGGCTACTGTGACACAACGACAACTCCGTCTGCCCCTGTTTGTGCTTGCGGAGATATTTTTGACGTTTCAGGAGGGACATCGTGCAACTTTAAGT CATGTGCCGCGGACGCTACGTGTACAGCTTTGGACGCAAATTCCGAGTGTGTGAAGGacatgtgtatgtgtaaatCCGGCTACTCCATCAATACCTCCGGAACCTCGAAACTTTGCAGCATGA cGGGAGGATCGGACGGTATCAAAGCTTCGATTGTAGCGATGCTAGGCTGCCTTGTCCTCAGTTACCTGCGCATGTAA